In one window of Tripterygium wilfordii isolate XIE 37 chromosome 1, ASM1340144v1, whole genome shotgun sequence DNA:
- the LOC120000937 gene encoding phosphoinositide phospholipase C 2-like has product MSKQTYKVCFCFRRRFRVTISEAPDEIKTLFDQYSENGFMNVDHLRRFLIEFQKEDNATREDAQAIIDGLRHLNLFHRGGTNLMGFFKYLFGDSNPPTNISGVVHQDMTAPLSHYFIHTGHNSYLTGNQLSSACSDRPIIEALKKGVRVIELDIWPNSAKDDVHVLHGGTLTTPVELIKCLRSIKEHAFIASEYPVVITLEDHLTPDLQAKVAEMVTQTFGDILFSPGSECLKEFPSPESLKKRIILSTKPPKEYLQAAKEVKEKHPEKGKAEDNESAWGTEVPSIKGRTLADDKNDLNEEDSDNEKDLDDGDLKSHKNLPPPPPEYKRLIAIHAGKPKGGLKECFKVDPDKVRRLSLSEQQLEKASETYAKDIVRFTQRNILRVYPKGIRVDSSNYNPLIGWMHGAQMVAFNMQGYGRSLWVMQGMFKSNGGCGYVKKPDFLLKSGPHNEVFDPRVTLPVKTTLKVTVFMGEGWYYDFPHTHFDAYSPPDFYARVGIAGVPADTIMKKTKSLEDDWTPAWNEEFEFPLTVPELALLRIEVHEYDMSEKDDFGGQTCLPVWELRKGIRAVPLHSQKGEKYKSVKLLMRFDFV; this is encoded by the exons ATGTCCAAACAGACCTACAAAGTCTGCTTCTGCTTCAGGAGGCGGTTCCGGGTGACCATATCGGAGGCACCGGACGAGATCAAGACCTTGTTCGATCAGTATTCGGAGAATGGCTTTATGAACGTTGATCATCTCCGCAGGTTCTTGATTGAGTTCCAGAAGGAAGACAATGCCACCAGAGAGGACGCTCAGGCCATCATCGATGGCCTCAGGCATCTGAATCTCTTTCACCGAGGCGGTACCAATCTCATGGGCTTCTTCAAGTACCTCTTTGGGGACTCCAACCCACCTACCAATATTTCTGGAGTG GTGCATCAGGATATGACAGCTCCGTTATCACACTATTTCATACATACTGGCCACAATTCCTATCTGACTGGGAATCAACTGAGCAGTGCATGTAGTGATCGCCCCATCATAGAAGCATTGAAGAAGGGTGTGAGGGTGATAGAACTAGATATATGGCCGAATTCTGCAAAAGATGATGTGCATGTTCTTCATGGAGG GACTCTCACAACCCCTGTGGAACTAATCAAATGTTTGAGGAGCATTAAGGAGCACGCCTTCATTGCTTCAGAATATCCAGTTGTTATTACTCTAGAAGATCACCTTACCCCAGATCTTCAAGCTAAAGTGGCTGAG ATGGTGACTCAAACATTTGGAGACATACTATTTTCTCCTGGCTCAGAATGTTTGAAAGAGTTCCCATCTCCCGAGTCATTGAAGAAACGTATTATCCTATCGACAAAACCACCAAAAGAATACCTTCAGGCTGCTAAAGAAGTTAAAGAAAAGCATCCCGAAAAGGGGAAAGCTGAAGACAATGAATCAGCTTGGGGAACAGAAGTCCCTAGCATTAAAGGCCGTACTTTAGCTGATGACAAG AATGATTTGAATGAAGAAGATAGTGACAACGAGAAAGATCTTGATGATGGAGACCTCAAGTCACATAAAAAtttaccaccaccacctccagaaTATAAACGCTTGATAGCGATTCATGCTGGGAAGCCTAAAGGCGGATTAAAAGAATGCTTTAAGGTGGATCCAGATAAAGTGCGGCGTCTTAGTTTAAGTGAGCAACAGCTTGAAAAGGCTTCTGAAACTTATGCAAAAGACATTGTCAG GTTTACTCAGCGAAATATACTCAGGGTATATCCAAAGGGTATACGTGTTGACTCATCCAATTACAATCCACTAATAGGGTGGATGCATGGAGCTCAGATGGTTGCTTTTAATATGCAG GGTTATGGAAGATCCCTTTGGGTGATGCAAGGAATGTTCAAATCCAATGGTGGATGTGGTTATGTGAAAAAACCAGATTTCCTATTGAAGTCTGGCCCACATAATGAGGTATTCGATCCTAGAGTTACGTTACCGGTAAAAACAACTTTGAAG GTGACCGTGTTCATGGGGGAAGGATGGTATTATGATTTCCCTCACACACATTTTGATGCATATTCACCCCCAGATTTTTATGCAAGG GTAGGGATTGCTGGAGTTCCTGCTGATACcataatgaagaaaacaaaGTCATTAGAGGACGATTGGACACCTGCTTGGAATGAAGAATTTGAGTTCCCATTAACAGTTCCAGAACTCGCTCTCCTTCGAATTGAAGTTCACGAGTACGACATGTCTGAGAAGGATGACTTCGGAGGCCAAACATGCCTCCCCGTGTGGGAGTTGAGGAAAGGAATTCGAGCTGTCCCGCTCCACAGCCAAAAGGGGGAAAAGTACAAATCGGTGAAACTACTCATGCGCTTTGATTTTGTCTGA
- the LOC119996256 gene encoding uncharacterized protein LOC119996256: MNLDQLRSWAEDLRLSSGSSDGQDDIFIKQEDEHVEESEDNIDVDVTNEFFTNMVFKSRQSLIDWVQDTGRNLGFIIIIKRSEIGRFGKRPKLQLHCDRGGTYKNKTLSTKFTGTKKIDCPFRLKGVKLKTDDNWMLRVPCGKHSHAATLFMEGHPYVGRLSAVKNEILVDMSKNFVKTRNMLNSLKNHDPYNASTIDVIYNARKKIRAAEKADRSEIQILMSFLYESGYIFYHRTNALTNELEDLFFAYPGSLELLRAFPHVLLMDATYKTNRFKMPLLEIVGVTSTNMTYCIAFVYLNSEKEENYMWALRCLQSTMEECTAPRVIVTDRELALINSCAVVILQNHPAMVNYIETVWLTPYKEMFVSAWTDSYLHFGNQTTNRVESQHAKLKRYLGSTQSNLKSSVSFIHELIQNQISSIKASLEKSRNIIQYRFRTQHFQELWGFVSIYALDLISSEFERYEVVGQDSYACGCKYRKCYGLPCAHEIAIHVNDDRPILLASIDAYWRKLDLSPCVSLLNDDIDCAVKVQMFTEQFKKQFRQGKFSLLRKLREIIKSSTTSVQEPTVKTNTCGRPPTKNMVVNTKQKTVIHDQEPNRHSYSYERPILKQKGSYSR, from the exons ATGAATTTGGATCAGTTACGAAGTTGGGCCGAAGATCtgcgattgtcaagtggttctagTGATGGTCAA GATgatattttcataaaacaagaagatgaacatgtggaagaaagtgaagaCAATATAGACGTtgatgttacaaatgaatttttcacTAACATG GTATTCAAATCGCGTCAATCCTTAATTGATTGGGTTCAAGACACTGGACGTAATTTGGGatttatcattatcattaaaAGGTCAGAGATTGGTAGATTCGGAAAGAGGCCCAAATTGCAGTTACATTGTGATCGCGGTGGCACATACAAAAATAAGACGTTGTCGACAAAATTTactggcaccaaaaaaatagattGTCCTTTCAGACTGAAAGGAGTAAAATTGAAAACAGATGACAATTGGATGTTAAGGGTGCCATGTGGAAAGCATAGCCATGCCGCGACATTATTTATGGAGGGACACCCGTATGTCGGTCGATTATCTGCTGTTAAAAATGAGATACTAGTAGATATGTCAAAGAATTTCGTGAAGACCCGAAATATGTTGAATTCGTTGAAGAACCATGATCCCTACAATGCATCCACAATTGATGTTATATACAATGCACGCAAGAAGATTCGGGCGGCAGAGAAAGCTGATAGATCTGAAATACAGATTCTCATGAGCTTCCTATACGAGTCTGGGTACATTTTCTATCATCGTACCAATGCTTTAACTAATGAGCTCGAAGATTTGTTCTTTGCATATCCAGGCTCGTTGGAATTATTGCGTGCATTCCCGCATGTGTTATTGATGGATGCAACGTACAAGACAAACCGGTTTAAGATGCCTCTCCTCGAGATTGTTGGTGTGACTTCCACAAATATGACATATTGCATAGCGTTCGTGTACTTGAACTCAGAAAAAGAGGAGAACTACATGTGGGCTTTAAGGTGTTTACAGTCAACAATGGAAGAGTGCACTGCTCCGAGAGTTATTGTCACGGACAGGGAGTTGGCGCTTATAAACTCATGTGCAGTG GTAATTTTACAAAACCATCCAGCTATGGTTAATTACATCGAAACTGTATGGTTGACACCATATAAGGAAATGTTTGTATCTGCTTGGACCGATAGCTATTTGCATTTCGGGAACCAGACTACTAACAGAGTGGAGAGTCAGCATGCCAAGTTGAAACGCTATTTGGGTTCAACACAGTCGAACTTGAAGTCTTCGGTATCATTCATTCATGAGctcattcaaaatcaaatttcatCGATTAAAGCCAGTCTGGAGAAAAGTAGAAACATCATACAATATCGATTCAGAACCCAGCACTTTCAAGAATTATGGGGTTTTGTTTCCATCTATGCATTGGATCTGATTTCGAGTGAATTTGAGCGGTATGAAGTTGTTGGACAAGATTCATATGCCTGCGGATGCAAGTATAGAAAATGCTACGGTCTACCATGTGCCCACGAGATTGCAATACATGTGAATGATGATCGACCTATACTACTTGCTTCCATTGATGCATATTGGAGGAAACTTGACTTGTCACCATGTGTTTCTCTACTCAATGATGACATTGATTGTGCCGTCAAGgtacaaatgttcacagaacaaTTTAAGAAGCAGTTCAGACAGGGTAAATTCAGTCTACTAAGGAAGCTGAGGGAGATAATCAAATCGTCTACAACTTCTGTTCAAGAACCAACTGTTAAGACAAATACTTGTGGACGCCCACCAACGAAAAACATGGTGGTGAATACCAAGCAAAAGACAGTTATTCATGATCAAGAACCAAATAGACACAGTTATTCATACGAACGCCCCATCTTAAAGCAAAAAGGCAGTTATTCAAGATAA
- the LOC120003063 gene encoding probable 6-phosphogluconolactonase 4, chloroplastic gives MNNPFSLKMSLSFAASIRTLCSYSVRKFPAEYTTLVVRCVCSVGLKGRFAFNHSKLGVDRSRLRGEVKALSSMADSVRKKNKEVKVFETEEDLAVSLAKYTADLSDKFAKERGSFTVILSGGSLVKSLRKLVEPPHVDSIHWSKWHVFWVDERVVPKDHPDSNYKLAYDEFLCQVPILPGHVYAINDALSAEGAADDYETCLKQLVHCNILDSATSGFLKFDLTLLGMGPDGHVASLFPWHPLVNEKEKWVTFIKDSPKPPLERITFTFPVINSSAYIALVVTGSGKADAVHKAFDENKNPMELPVKMVSPEGKLTWFLDKDAASQL, from the exons ATGAACAACCCATTCAGCTTGAAAATGTCTCTCTCTTTTGCAGCTTCTATTCGTACACTCTGTTCATATTCAGTGCGTAAGTTTCCCGCAGAGTACACTACACTTGTAGTAAGATGCGTTTGCTCTGTCGGGTTGAAAGGGCGATTCGCGTTTAATCACAGTAAATTGGGCGTTGATCGAAGTAGGTTGAGAGGCGAAGTGAAGGCGTTGTCGTCGATGGCGGACTCCGTTAGGAAGAAGAATAAGGAGGTGAAGGTGTTCGAAACGGAGGAGGATCTGGCGGTGTCGCTGGCCAAGTATACGGCGGATCTGTCGGACAAGTTTGCCAAAGAAAGAGGGTCTTTCACTGTTATTTTGTCCGGTGGTTCTCTTGTCAAGTCTCTCAG GAAATTAGTGGAACCACCGCATGTTGATTCCATTCATTGGTCGAAATGGCATGTTTTCTGGGTGGATGAGAGGGTTGTGCCAAAGGATCACCCTGATAGTAACTATAAACTAGCATACGATGAGTTTCTCTGTCAG GTGCCAATTCTCCCTGGTCATGTTTATGCAATCAATGATGCCCTGTCAGCTGAGGGTGCGGCTGATGATTACGAGACCTGTCTCAAACAGTTAGTTCATTGCAATATTCTAGACTCAGCTACTAGTGGGTTTCTGAAGTTCGATCTCACGCTTCTGGGTATGGGTCCAGATGGACATGTGGCTTCTTTATTCCCATGGCATCCTCTTGTCAACGAGAAAGAGAAATGGGTCACATTCATCAAGGACTCACCAAAACCGCCCCTGGAGAGGATCACCTTCACATTTCCTGTGATTAACTCCTCTGCATATATTGCACTTGTGGTGACTGGTTCTGGTAAAGCAGATGCAGTGCACAAAGCTTTCGATGAGAATAAGAATCCCATGGAGCTGCCTGTCAAAATGGTTTCACCGGAAGGGAAGCTGACTTGGTTTTTGGACAAGGATGCAGCTTCACAGCTGTAG
- the LOC120003056 gene encoding uncharacterized protein LOC120003056: MRGGTGTESVMEIQHYSHQHKLTFIGNIEDQTDGDNTISCHLCEEPITAASYNCRDCNFSLHESCAKLTAQIWHRFHRQHRLSLRLAAETCYICGCYYSKKGLIYVCDDCSFRVDVKCASLSSKREQEAESSNHKHKFVLLMRAENIRCDACGVDCDLADWLLQPNICTVCHLVVHFNCRSTSQRISLRQHRHPLVHACVIQESEGVKSECRICRDEVSTIYACYYCPDAECNFVVHVKCGLQNAIRDQDEDQALILPRHTYSDMVLSFRNLKKFQPPWSKKIKPEEEDDHTVPTEINHFSHPHNLTLSDDEIDAHNNKKYYCDGCILPISNPFYRCTECDFLLHETCLRLPTCINAMDRNHAQIYDLKPKWDDNGIFSCSACHNHCHGFTYQCDGINGSEICIPCVSVPHKFTHSGHEHDLSLVRYTSFPCNACGALEKSFAFGCPECLFALCYKCATLPATIQHSSFCDQYLLTYHSIDKAYGEYYCDLCEKARDPKHWFYYCAEIDYCAHPVCALGKHPYLKPGHEYHLHPLSSVLQRSSEHKLCDTCSEFCGLTLPPKTVESSHEHTVHLVHQSSYKQYNREFSCDACQDQIIGELLFYYCLECGFSGHMKCVLGDAFIENTLHHEGRILTFVQMTRNYLPCISCGEDCEDLSLACPNTECSFIIHYDCRTKILWTL; the protein is encoded by the coding sequence ATGCGAGGAGGAACTGGAACTGAGTCTGTGATGGAGATCCAACATTACTCTCACCAGCATAAGCTAACATTCATCGGTAATATTGAAGACCAAACTGATGGTGACAATACTATTTCTTGCCATCTGTGTGAGGAACCAATAACGGCTGCAAGCTACAACTGCCGTGACTGCAATTTTTCCCTTCATGAGAGTTGCGCAAAGCTAACCGCTCAGATCTGGCACCGTTTTCATAGACAACACAGGCTCAGTCTTCGTCTAGCTGCCGAGACATGTTATATTTGCGGTTGCTATTACTCAAAAAAAGGCCTCATCTATGTTTGTGATGATTGCAGCTTCAGAGTTGACGTCAAATGTGCCTCCTTGTCATCAAAACGCGAACAAGAAGCAGAGAGTAGTAATCACAAACACAAGTTTGTTCTCCTCATGAGGGCAGAGAATATTAGATGCGATGCGTGTGGCGTCGACTGTGACCTTGCTGATTGGTTATTACAGCCTAATATATGTACTGTGTGTCATCTTGTGGTCCATTTTAATTGCAGATCAACATCGCAGAGAATCTCTCTTAGACAGCATCGTCATCCTCTCGTCCACGCTTGTGTCAttcaagaaagtgaaggtgTTAAGTCCGAATGCAGAATTTGTCGCGATGAGGTGAGCACGATTTATGCCTGCTATTATTGCCCGGATGCAGAATGTAATTTCGTTGTCCATGTGAAATGTGGATTACAAAATGCGATCAGGGACCAAGATGAAGATCAGGCGTTAATCCTCCCTAGACATACTTACTCAGATATGGTTCTCTCTTTTAGGAATTTGAAGAAATTCCAGCCGCCTTGGTCCAAGAAGAttaaaccagaagaagaagacgatcACACAGTACCCACAGAGATCAACCATTTTAGTCATCCCCACAATTTAACCCTCTCTGACGACGAGATTGATGCTCACAATAACAAGAAGTACTATTGTGATGGATGCATTCTACCAATCTCAAACCCCTTCTACAGGTGTACAGAATGTGATTTCCTGCTTCACGAAACCTGCCTTCGATTACCAACATGCATTAATGCCATGGATAGAAATCATGCCCAAATCTACGACTTAAAACCGAAGTGGGATGACAATGGCATTTTCTCTTGTTCTGCCTGCCATAATCATTGCCATGGCTTCACCTACCAGTGTGATGGAATCAATGGTTCCGAAATTTGTATTCCGTGTGTTTCAGTTCCGCACAAATTCACACATTCCGGTCACGAGCATGACCTCTCTCTCGTTCGATATACCAGCTTTCCTTGTAATGCTTGTGGTGCTCTTGAAAAATCGTTCGCCTTCGGCTGCCCCGAGTGTTTATTCGCCTTGTGCTACAAATGCGCCACACTTCCTGCTACAATTCAGCACTCAAGTTTTTGCGATCAATATTTACTCACCTATCACTCCATTGATAAAGCTTATGGTGAGTATTATTGTGATTTATGCGAAAAGGCGAGAGATCCAAAGCATTGGTTTTACTACTGTGCAGAGATTGATTATTGTGCTCATCCCGTATGTGCTCTTGGTAAGCATCCTTACCTCAAACCAGGTCATGAATACCACTTACATCCTCTCTCTTCGGTACTCCAAAGATCTTCGGAGCACAAACTGTGTGACACTTGTAGTGAATTCTGCGGGCTGACACTTCCGCCGAAGACAGTTGAAAGCAGCCATGAGCATACCGTTCACCTTGTCCATCAATCTTCTTATAAACAATATAACAGAGAGTTTTCTTGTGATGCTTGTCAGGATCAGATAATAGGAGAGCTCTTGTTCTACTACTGTCTGGAATGTGGATTTAGCGGTCATATGAAATGTGTTCTTGGCGATGCCTTCATCGAAAATACCCTTCACCATGAAGGTCGGATACTCACTTTTGTCCAAATGACAAGAAATTATCTTCCCTGCATTTCATGTGGCGAAGACTGTGAAGATTTATCACTAGCATGTCCCAATACCGAGTGCAGCTTCATCATTCACTATGACTGTAGAACAAAGATTCTGTGGACACTGTAG